Proteins encoded together in one Shewanella acanthi window:
- a CDS encoding CIA30 family protein — MILFDFKELDTAQSWYSVNDTVMGGLSRSKLTISPLGYGIFSGHVSLANGGGFASVKSDFGQLDLSGFTGIYLELERDRCKQYKVNLKDADTPQSTVYQAIMPDPKLQAFGISGASVINWQRIEIPFSDFAPHCRGKPIKREPLDLTRLCSVGLVIGAQQGGDFSLKIKAIGYY, encoded by the coding sequence ATGATCCTTTTTGATTTTAAAGAGTTAGATACCGCGCAATCTTGGTACTCTGTCAATGATACTGTCATGGGGGGCTTGTCCCGTAGTAAGCTGACCATTTCGCCCTTAGGTTATGGGATCTTCAGTGGCCATGTCTCTCTCGCCAATGGCGGCGGCTTCGCTTCGGTAAAAAGTGACTTTGGCCAATTGGATTTAAGTGGTTTTACTGGCATTTATCTTGAACTAGAGAGAGACAGATGCAAGCAATACAAAGTCAATCTTAAGGATGCTGATACGCCGCAAAGTACGGTATATCAGGCAATCATGCCCGACCCTAAATTACAGGCATTTGGTATTAGTGGGGCAAGTGTTATCAATTGGCAACGGATTGAGATCCCCTTCAGTGATTTTGCTCCCCACTGCCGCGGGAAGCCAATCAAACGAGAACCGCTCGATTTAACTCGGCTATGTAGTGTAGGTTTAGTGATTGGTGCCCAGCAGGGCGGAGATTTTTCGCTAAAGATCAAGGCTATCGGGTACTATTAG
- a CDS encoding RluA family pseudouridine synthase — protein sequence MQIFEYQPPSVPWLDIRYMDRDLIIINKPSGLLSNPGRAAYTFDCALTRLQTLYPETILVHRLDCATSGIMVFARNKKAESNLKTQFQDRHSQKVYVAEVMGHISQDEGTIEFAIAPDELHPPYQKTLSKGDKAGKAATTHYRVLARRVDSTLVELTPETGRTHQLRVHLLALGHPILGDEFYGNTDVVSAKPRLCLHAERLGFSHPYSGKAMSFYSKHPFDE from the coding sequence ATGCAGATATTTGAATACCAGCCCCCTTCAGTCCCTTGGCTCGACATCCGTTATATGGATAGAGATTTAATCATTATCAATAAACCCTCAGGGTTATTGTCTAATCCAGGTCGAGCTGCTTACACCTTCGATTGTGCGTTAACGCGGTTACAAACCCTGTATCCAGAAACGATTTTGGTCCACCGACTCGATTGCGCGACCTCGGGGATCATGGTATTCGCCCGCAATAAAAAGGCTGAATCCAATCTAAAGACCCAGTTTCAAGACAGGCACAGCCAAAAAGTCTATGTCGCTGAAGTCATGGGGCACATCAGCCAAGATGAAGGCACGATAGAATTTGCCATCGCCCCAGATGAGTTGCATCCGCCTTATCAAAAGACCTTAAGCAAAGGCGATAAAGCGGGTAAAGCCGCCACAACCCATTACAGAGTATTAGCACGCCGTGTTGACAGCACCTTAGTTGAACTCACGCCAGAAACTGGTCGCACCCACCAACTTAGGGTGCATCTGCTAGCCCTAGGTCACCCAATTCTTGGGGATGAGTTTTACGGCAATACCGATGTCGTTAGCGCCAAGCCAAGGCTGTGTTTACACGCCGAGCGTTTAGGCTTTAGCCACCCCTATTCGGGAAAGGCGATGAGTTTTTACAGTAAACATCCCTTCGATGAATAA